A DNA window from Thermosynechococcaceae cyanobacterium Okahandja contains the following coding sequences:
- the smc gene encoding chromosome segregation protein SMC: MYIKQLELTNFKSFGGTTLIPLLTGFTVISGPNGSGKSNLLDALLFALGLAGSKGMRAERLPDLVNHSQTRRGHNVVETRVTVTFALDETTEWRVTRRLRVTKQGTYTSTYAINDQPCTLNELHEQLQAFCIYPQGYNVVLQGDVTGIISMNAKARREIIDELAGVADFDRKIAQAREKLDTVKEREERFRIVENELIQQRDRLDRDRLQAQKYQALREQLQEREQWLLVRQWQAHEQQKAALVAQRQQLEQEQLARQQQLEQCQEQIAAATIQLEELNQQVKALGEQEYLQLQAQLAALHAQQRECQRQQADLQQQHQSLGEQVRALQAQRQVQQTQQQQLVTEVAQQQQQRQSLVEAVTTAEATLQQLRQEAQTLSTAAQAWFAEHQQRRQRIDQLIHELEPGRSELSRLLERSQQLSRRHGELEQAATTLSAQQQEVTTALATAATAMATSEQEVQTLAQQLAAAQQHLSLSEETYQRLEREQRQKQRELDQLEARQQAVQETQGSYAVRLILTAELPGVLGTVAQLGQVAPEYQLALEVAAGARLGNIVVADDSVAAAAIAILKRERAGRATFLPLNKIARPKPLPPLAAGGALDYALNLVTFAPEYAPIFAYVFGSTVVFETLEAARRYLGQYRMVTLEGELLEPSGAMTGGTQSRTQTLHFGQSTPPHESAELRHLRDRLSEIERLLTRLLQERHQQQTAVSELSAALAEARQTQRDRHRHWQQLQQQQQQLERQQQDLAQQQQQVAQALHASQAELTALQTRLPELEADLAAERLALSTLEANPSHQHWQHLQRQLQACETDHAAAVAALQEFDQALGQHQRHLEQLERQHAQTMAEIERLRQRQQDTLAQQQRLDQTLADLTAQAQAHQQTLSHLEAQLGSLKGDRDRQDYQLRQLQQTYQQLEWQHQKAAETLAMLQRQYTELATLEQPNLPEPLPDVPADLTLADIQQECHTLEKRLRAMEPVNMLAISEFEATQARLDELQEKLAVLDAERTEILLRIENFTTLRHQSFREAFDAVNANFQTIFATLSDGDGYLQLETPEDPFAGGLNLVAHPKGKPVQRLASMSGGEKSLTALSFIFALQRYRPSPFYAFDEVDMFLDGANVERLAKMIQQQSQAAQFIVVSLRRPMIEAAQRTIGVTQARGQHTQVIGLDLSASH; encoded by the coding sequence GTGTATATTAAGCAGCTAGAACTCACCAACTTTAAGTCCTTTGGCGGCACAACGCTGATTCCGCTGCTGACGGGGTTTACGGTTATCTCTGGCCCCAATGGCTCAGGAAAATCCAACCTACTGGATGCCCTGCTGTTTGCCCTTGGCTTGGCCGGCTCAAAAGGAATGCGGGCAGAGCGCCTGCCGGATTTAGTGAACCATAGCCAAACCCGCCGTGGGCACAATGTGGTGGAAACCCGCGTAACGGTAACATTTGCCTTGGATGAAACTACGGAATGGCGGGTGACACGGCGGCTGCGGGTGACGAAGCAGGGCACTTATACTTCGACGTATGCCATCAACGACCAACCCTGTACCCTCAACGAGCTACACGAGCAACTACAGGCGTTTTGCATTTACCCCCAAGGCTACAACGTGGTGTTGCAGGGGGATGTCACGGGTATTATCTCGATGAATGCTAAAGCCCGCCGCGAAATTATTGATGAACTGGCGGGGGTGGCAGACTTTGATCGCAAAATTGCCCAAGCGCGGGAAAAACTGGATACCGTCAAGGAGCGGGAAGAGCGCTTTCGGATTGTTGAAAATGAACTGATTCAGCAGCGGGATCGCCTCGATCGCGATCGCCTCCAAGCTCAAAAATACCAAGCGCTGCGGGAGCAGCTACAGGAACGGGAACAGTGGTTATTGGTGCGGCAGTGGCAAGCCCACGAACAACAAAAGGCGGCACTGGTCGCGCAACGGCAGCAGTTAGAGCAGGAGCAGCTTGCGCGCCAACAGCAACTAGAGCAATGCCAAGAGCAAATTGCCGCCGCCACCATCCAGCTTGAGGAGCTTAACCAGCAGGTGAAAGCCCTCGGCGAACAAGAGTACCTACAGCTACAGGCGCAATTGGCGGCGCTGCACGCCCAACAGCGGGAATGCCAACGGCAGCAGGCGGATTTACAACAGCAGCACCAGTCCTTGGGGGAGCAGGTACGGGCGCTACAAGCCCAACGGCAAGTCCAGCAGACCCAGCAGCAGCAACTGGTCACAGAGGTGGCGCAGCAACAGCAGCAACGGCAGTCCCTTGTGGAGGCTGTGACCACCGCCGAGGCAACGCTGCAACAACTGCGCCAAGAAGCTCAGACCCTGAGTACGGCGGCTCAAGCATGGTTTGCGGAGCATCAGCAACGGCGGCAACGGATTGATCAATTGATTCACGAGTTAGAGCCGGGTCGCAGTGAACTGTCGCGCTTGCTAGAGCGATCGCAACAACTGAGCCGTCGCCACGGCGAGCTAGAGCAGGCGGCTACCACCCTGAGCGCCCAGCAGCAAGAGGTAACCACTGCCCTTGCCACAGCAGCCACGGCAATGGCCACCAGTGAGCAGGAGGTGCAGACCCTTGCGCAGCAACTGGCCGCCGCCCAGCAACACCTGAGTCTGAGTGAGGAAACCTACCAGCGGCTGGAGCGGGAGCAACGCCAAAAACAGCGGGAACTGGATCAACTGGAAGCCCGCCAACAGGCCGTGCAGGAAACCCAAGGCAGCTACGCCGTACGCCTCATCTTAACGGCTGAGTTGCCCGGCGTTTTGGGTACGGTGGCGCAACTGGGACAGGTTGCCCCCGAGTACCAACTGGCCCTAGAAGTGGCCGCAGGGGCACGCCTTGGCAACATTGTCGTGGCTGATGATAGCGTGGCCGCCGCCGCGATCGCCATCCTGAAGCGGGAGCGAGCGGGGCGGGCCACCTTTTTACCCCTAAATAAAATAGCGCGCCCCAAACCCTTGCCCCCCCTAGCCGCAGGGGGTGCCCTTGACTACGCCTTAAACCTCGTGACCTTTGCGCCGGAGTATGCCCCTATTTTTGCCTACGTTTTTGGCAGTACCGTTGTCTTTGAAACCCTTGAGGCCGCCCGCCGCTACTTGGGTCAGTACCGGATGGTCACCCTAGAGGGGGAACTCCTTGAGCCTTCGGGGGCCATGACCGGAGGCACTCAGAGTCGCACCCAAACGTTGCACTTTGGTCAGAGTACCCCACCCCACGAGTCGGCGGAACTGCGCCACCTGCGCGATCGCCTCAGTGAAATTGAGCGCCTACTCACCCGCCTGTTGCAAGAGCGTCACCAGCAGCAAACAGCCGTCAGCGAGCTAAGCGCCGCCCTAGCGGAAGCCCGCCAAACCCAGCGCGATCGCCACCGCCACTGGCAGCAACTGCAACAGCAACAGCAACAACTTGAACGCCAACAGCAGGACTTGGCACAGCAGCAGCAACAGGTCGCGCAGGCATTGCACGCCAGCCAAGCCGAACTGACCGCGCTGCAAACACGGCTACCGGAATTGGAGGCGGACTTGGCGGCAGAACGACTTGCCCTCAGCACCCTCGAGGCCAACCCCAGTCACCAACACTGGCAGCACCTGCAACGCCAACTGCAAGCGTGCGAAACCGATCATGCTGCCGCGGTGGCGGCTCTGCAAGAGTTTGATCAGGCCTTGGGGCAGCATCAACGGCACCTAGAGCAACTCGAGCGCCAGCACGCCCAAACCATGGCGGAGATTGAGCGCCTGCGTCAACGGCAGCAGGACACCCTAGCGCAGCAACAGCGCCTTGATCAGACCCTTGCAGATTTAACAGCCCAAGCGCAGGCGCACCAGCAGACCCTCAGCCACCTTGAAGCGCAACTGGGTAGCCTCAAAGGCGATCGCGATCGCCAAGACTATCAACTACGGCAGCTACAGCAAACCTACCAACAACTGGAGTGGCAACATCAAAAAGCCGCAGAGACCCTTGCCATGCTGCAGCGCCAATATACAGAACTGGCCACCCTTGAACAACCCAACCTGCCAGAGCCACTGCCCGACGTGCCCGCTGACCTCACCCTTGCGGACATTCAACAGGAGTGCCACACCCTTGAGAAACGCCTGCGCGCCATGGAGCCGGTGAACATGTTGGCCATTAGCGAATTTGAGGCCACCCAAGCACGCCTTGACGAACTGCAAGAGAAACTGGCGGTTTTAGATGCCGAGCGCACCGAAATTTTGCTGCGGATTGAGAACTTTACCACCCTGCGCCATCAGTCCTTCCGCGAAGCCTTTGATGCCGTCAATGCCAACTTTCAAACGATTTTTGCCACCCTCTCCGATGGCGACGGCTACCTGCAACTCGAAACACCGGAGGATCCCTTTGCCGGCGGCTTAAACCTCGTCGCGCATCCCAAGGGCAAACCGGTACAGCGGCTGGCCTCGATGTCTGGGGGCGAAAAATCCCTCACCGCCCTCAGTTTTATCTTTGCCCTGCAACGCTACCGCCCCTCCCCCTTTTATGCCTTTGACGAAGTGGATATGTTTTTGGATGGTGCCAACGTTGAGCGCCTAGCCAAGATGATTCAGCAGCAAAGCCAAGCCGCCCAGTTTATTGTCGTCAGCCTGCGGCGACCGATGATTGAAGCCGCGCAGCGCACCATTGGGGTAACCCAAGCCCGCGGCCAGCACACCCAAGTGATTGGCTTGGATCTGAGCGCATCCCACTAG
- a CDS encoding heme-copper oxidase subunit III, with amino-acid sequence MQGTIESENAPVIVDHHHEHPDFRVLGLLVFLISESLMFGGLFATYLLLRGLNEQWPPEGTEVELLLPTINTIILVSSSFVIHYGDVAIKKDDVKGMRKWYWLTAAMGLVFLAGQAYEYLTLGYGLRTNVFANCFYVMTGFHGLHVLVGVLLILGVLWRSRRPGHYGAHKHTGVAMAEIYWHFVDVIWIILFVLLYILTRF; translated from the coding sequence ATGCAGGGGACTATCGAGTCTGAAAATGCGCCGGTTATTGTTGATCATCACCATGAGCATCCAGACTTTCGGGTATTGGGTCTGTTGGTATTCCTGATTTCAGAGTCCTTAATGTTTGGGGGGCTGTTTGCCACCTATTTGCTGCTGCGGGGCCTCAATGAACAGTGGCCGCCGGAGGGCACGGAGGTTGAGTTACTTTTGCCCACAATTAACACCATTATTCTGGTCTCCAGTAGCTTTGTCATCCACTATGGCGATGTGGCCATTAAGAAAGATGACGTTAAGGGGATGCGCAAGTGGTACTGGCTGACAGCCGCGATGGGACTGGTCTTTTTGGCGGGGCAAGCCTATGAATACCTCACCCTAGGCTATGGGTTGCGCACCAATGTGTTTGCCAACTGTTTTTATGTGATGACGGGCTTTCACGGTCTGCACGTGCTGGTGGGGGTGCTGTTGATTTTAGGGGTGCTGTGGCGATCGCGCCGCCCGGGACACTACGGTGCCCATAAGCACACAGGGGTTGCCATGGCAGAAATCTACTGGCACTTTGTGGATGTCATTTGGATTATTTTATTTGTTTTGCTGTACATCCTGACGCGCTTCTAG
- the ctaD gene encoding cytochrome c oxidase subunit I, with protein MAQAQLPLDRPLSLPEHPKAWKWYDYFTFNVDHKVIGIQYLVTAFIFYLIGGLMAVAMRTELATANSDFLDPNLYNAFLTNHGTIMIFLWIVPAAIGGFGNYLVPLMVGARDMAFPRLNALAFWLNPPAGALLLGSFFFGGAQAGWTSYPPLSTITANTAQSMWILAIVLVGTSSIMGSVNFIVTIWKMKVPSMRWDQLPLFCWATLATSLLALVSTPVLAAGLILLLFDINFGTSFYKPDAGGNVVIYQHLFWFYSHPAVYLMILPIFGIMSEVIPVHARKPIFGYQAIAYSSLAICCVGLFVWVHHMFTSGTPPWMRMFFTISTLIVAVPTGVKIFSWVATLWGGKIRLNSAMLFAIGLLSMFVLGGLSGVTLGTAPVDIHVHDTYYVVAHFHYVLFGGSVFGLYAGIYHWFPKMTGRLLNEPLGIVHFVLTLIGTNLTFLPMHELGLKGMPRRVAMYDPQFEPINLICTIGAFVLAFSIIPFLINVIWSWNKGKVAGDNPWGGLSLEWTTSSPPLIENWEVLPVVTKGPYDFGGIVHRQRLRDEEDEDDENDEE; from the coding sequence ATGGCGCAAGCACAACTCCCCCTTGATCGTCCGTTGTCCTTACCGGAACACCCCAAAGCTTGGAAGTGGTACGACTACTTCACCTTTAATGTCGATCACAAGGTCATCGGCATTCAGTACCTTGTGACGGCCTTTATTTTTTACCTGATTGGCGGCCTGATGGCGGTGGCCATGCGGACGGAACTGGCAACGGCTAATTCTGATTTTCTTGACCCCAATCTCTACAATGCTTTTTTGACGAATCACGGCACAATCATGATTTTCCTCTGGATTGTGCCGGCGGCCATTGGTGGCTTTGGTAACTATCTGGTGCCGTTGATGGTGGGGGCGCGGGATATGGCGTTCCCACGGCTCAATGCCTTGGCCTTTTGGCTCAACCCGCCGGCGGGGGCGCTACTGCTGGGCAGCTTCTTTTTTGGGGGGGCACAAGCGGGGTGGACCTCTTACCCGCCCTTGAGTACCATTACCGCCAATACGGCTCAGAGTATGTGGATTTTGGCGATTGTCTTGGTGGGGACATCGTCGATTATGGGGTCGGTGAACTTCATTGTCACCATTTGGAAGATGAAGGTGCCCAGTATGCGCTGGGATCAACTGCCCTTATTTTGCTGGGCGACCCTTGCAACCTCGTTGTTGGCGCTGGTGTCAACCCCTGTATTGGCGGCAGGGCTGATTTTGTTGCTGTTTGACATTAACTTTGGCACCTCGTTCTATAAACCCGATGCCGGTGGCAATGTCGTGATTTACCAGCACCTGTTTTGGTTTTATTCCCATCCGGCGGTGTATCTGATGATTTTGCCGATTTTTGGCATTATGTCGGAGGTGATTCCTGTTCATGCCCGTAAGCCTATTTTTGGCTATCAGGCGATCGCCTACTCCAGTTTGGCCATCTGCTGTGTGGGCTTATTTGTGTGGGTACACCACATGTTTACCAGTGGCACACCGCCATGGATGCGCATGTTCTTTACGATTTCCACGCTGATTGTGGCGGTGCCAACCGGGGTAAAAATTTTTAGCTGGGTAGCAACCCTCTGGGGGGGTAAAATTCGCCTCAACAGCGCCATGCTCTTTGCCATTGGCCTGCTGTCGATGTTTGTGTTGGGCGGGTTGAGTGGCGTTACGCTGGGAACCGCCCCCGTGGATATTCACGTCCACGACACCTACTATGTGGTTGCCCACTTCCACTACGTTCTGTTTGGTGGCTCGGTCTTTGGCCTCTATGCCGGGATTTACCACTGGTTCCCGAAAATGACCGGACGATTGCTCAATGAACCCCTAGGCATTGTTCACTTTGTGCTCACGCTAATTGGCACCAATCTCACCTTTTTGCCGATGCACGAGTTAGGCCTGAAGGGGATGCCGCGCCGGGTGGCAATGTACGATCCGCAGTTTGAGCCAATTAACCTCATCTGTACGATTGGTGCCTTTGTCTTGGCCTTTTCCATTATTCCGTTCCTGATTAATGTGATCTGGAGTTGGAATAAGGGTAAGGTGGCAGGAGATAACCCGTGGGGCGGCCTCAGCCTTGAGTGGACCACCAGTTCACCACCGCTCATTGAAAACTGGGAGGTGCTGCCAGTGGTCACCAAAGGTCCCTACGACTTTGGCGGCATTGTGCATCGCCAACGGTTGCGGGATGAGGAGGATGAGGACGATGAAAACGATGAAGAGTAA
- a CDS encoding cytochrome c oxidase subunit II has translation MEQIPASIWTLTAGVVVTLVSFWVGHNHGLFPEQASEQAPLVDNFFDIMLTIGTALFLVVQGAIILFVIRYRRRAGDEGDGVPVEGNLPLEAFWTAIPALIVIFLGIYSVDIFQRMGGLNPGDHASHSMSHHPDHSVAIVAQAPQETTSDLPPALIASRVPEVGIGASPDVQGKAPDLLVDVAGMQYAWIFTYPEQGIVSGELHIPVGKDVQLNLSARDVIHSFWVPQFRLKQDAIPGVPTELRFKATKPGTYPVVCAELCGGYHGAMRTQVIVHTPDEFQTWLSQNQATANLPAPSLVASHRADFGVTPQLLAQVEAAAQPPRPVP, from the coding sequence ATGGAACAAATACCCGCTTCAATTTGGACGTTGACCGCTGGGGTAGTGGTTACCCTTGTGAGTTTTTGGGTGGGGCACAACCACGGTCTTTTTCCGGAGCAAGCCTCGGAGCAAGCCCCCTTGGTAGATAATTTCTTTGACATTATGCTCACCATTGGCACGGCGCTGTTTTTGGTGGTGCAGGGTGCCATTATCCTGTTTGTGATTCGCTACCGCCGCCGAGCGGGGGATGAGGGGGATGGTGTGCCTGTGGAGGGCAACCTGCCCCTTGAGGCCTTTTGGACGGCGATTCCAGCCCTCATTGTCATTTTCTTGGGCATCTATAGCGTTGATATTTTTCAACGGATGGGGGGGCTGAACCCAGGCGATCATGCGTCCCATTCCATGAGTCATCATCCCGATCATTCGGTGGCGATCGTTGCCCAAGCCCCCCAAGAAACCACCAGCGATCTGCCCCCTGCCTTAATTGCCAGCCGCGTACCCGAGGTGGGCATTGGTGCTAGCCCTGATGTGCAGGGGAAAGCGCCCGATCTGCTTGTGGATGTGGCCGGGATGCAGTACGCATGGATCTTTACCTATCCCGAGCAGGGGATTGTCTCGGGTGAACTCCATATTCCCGTGGGCAAAGATGTGCAGCTTAACCTATCGGCACGGGATGTCATTCATTCCTTTTGGGTGCCGCAGTTTCGCCTCAAACAGGATGCGATTCCGGGCGTTCCCACTGAATTGCGGTTTAAGGCAACGAAGCCCGGCACGTATCCCGTGGTGTGTGCTGAACTTTGTGGTGGCTATCATGGAGCCATGCGCACCCAAGTCATTGTTCATACGCCAGACGAGTTTCAAACATGGCTGAGCCAGAACCAAGCCACAGCCAACCTTCCGGCACCGTCCCTTGTGGCCAGTCATCGGGCAGACTTTGGCGTGACCCCCCAACTTCTTGCCCAAGTGGAGGCGGCGGCTCAGCCCCCTCGACCAGTGCCTTAG
- a CDS encoding transposase has translation MNYTYRIYPDASQQIELLEWLEMCRGVYNYALRELKDWMAARQCSIDRCSLEKEYIIPADEPFPSYQRQQNNLPKAKKQFPHLSRVHSQVLQTTIRRLHDTWEAFQKRGHGFPRFKKVGQFKSFVFPQFKDNPIKGNVIKLPKIGEVTINRHRPIPDGFTVKQVRVLSRVRGTQWYVVVTIESDVSIPDLPVHGRAIGIDLGLERFLTLSDGSFQERPQFFKSAQRKLQLLQRRAARKQKGSHNWEKAQTKVARQHHRIANRRKDFHLKTAHKLCDQGQTIFAEDLNVIGLTRGMLRKDCVDAAFGQFLSLLAWVCWKRGVYFAKVNPNGTSQTCPKCLVTVRKELGIREHHCRECGYRTHRDHAAAERVLHRGLENVVA, from the coding sequence ATGAACTACACCTACCGCATCTATCCAGATGCCAGCCAACAGATTGAACTGCTGGAATGGCTGGAGATGTGCAGAGGCGTGTATAACTACGCCTTGCGCGAACTCAAAGACTGGATGGCTGCGCGTCAGTGTTCGATAGACCGATGCTCGTTGGAGAAGGAATATATCATTCCTGCCGATGAACCGTTTCCGTCTTACCAGCGTCAGCAAAACAACCTACCCAAGGCCAAGAAGCAATTCCCCCATTTGAGCAGGGTGCATTCTCAGGTGTTGCAAACTACGATTCGTAGACTGCACGATACTTGGGAAGCGTTTCAGAAGCGTGGACACGGGTTTCCGCGCTTCAAAAAAGTTGGTCAGTTCAAGTCCTTTGTGTTCCCCCAGTTCAAGGACAACCCTATCAAGGGCAACGTTATCAAGCTGCCCAAAATCGGGGAAGTGACCATCAACCGGCATCGCCCTATCCCTGACGGGTTCACGGTCAAGCAGGTGAGGGTATTGTCCAGAGTCAGGGGGACGCAATGGTACGTTGTGGTCACCATCGAGTCGGACGTGTCGATTCCTGACCTTCCGGTTCATGGTCGGGCGATTGGCATTGACCTTGGATTGGAGCGATTCTTAACCCTTTCGGATGGCTCTTTCCAAGAGCGCCCTCAGTTTTTCAAGTCGGCGCAACGCAAGCTGCAATTGCTGCAACGCAGAGCGGCGAGAAAACAAAAAGGGTCTCACAACTGGGAGAAGGCACAAACGAAAGTGGCTAGACAGCACCATCGGATAGCGAACCGTCGGAAAGATTTTCATCTGAAAACGGCTCATAAACTTTGTGACCAAGGACAAACCATCTTTGCGGAAGACCTCAACGTCATAGGATTGACGCGAGGGATGCTGCGAAAAGATTGTGTGGATGCCGCCTTTGGACAGTTTTTATCTCTGCTGGCATGGGTGTGTTGGAAGCGAGGTGTGTACTTTGCGAAAGTCAATCCCAACGGCACCAGTCAAACCTGCCCTAAGTGCCTTGTCACCGTAAGGAAAGAGTTGGGCATCAGAGAGCATCATTGTCGGGAGTGTGGGTATCGGACGCATCGTGACCATGCGGCGGCAGAGAGGGTGTTGCATCGTGGATTAGAAAATGTAGTAGCCTAG
- a CDS encoding diguanylate cyclase: MAILLYHNNATTAATLVSMLTAVEQRVDVVARTEDLWGLLASRTYALLIVDDTHLGTTVERFGQQVRTHGFQEPILVLTRGDVPTQPTDQVIYYRYPCSQSGLVSVVKPLLSAIAPPWPEVANESGLPLVLHIDNDAELIHSLEHYAADAGFRYVAIDSWPLVKAYVEDFVPNAVILNPEVVPDEVTSREFLQQLRQHRPPIPALVFTAHDTWRDRLAAIRLGSRITLNKPVDMERLLQTLEQLLQPQEVTSASILTVDDDPVTLAILKRLLEPWGMSVTPLQNPDQFWDVLEATCPELIILDVQMPGINGIELCQVVRNDPRWSRLPILFLTATTDPALVTQLFAAGADDFVNKPIVGPELITRIINRLERTRLLKRLAEVDPLTGLCNRRKATEDIERFLQLAERQQQPLCLAVLDLDHFKSINDTYGHDVGDQVLVTTARILRQSLRMEDVVARWGGEEFLVALYGISLEVAQQRLGVCLQRLRGHTFPVPHQEGFKVSFSAGVSQYPQHGDRLLPLVKAADDALYQAKAAGRCRIATAIA; encoded by the coding sequence ATGGCTATTTTGCTGTATCACAACAATGCAACAACGGCGGCTACACTTGTCTCGATGCTCACTGCGGTGGAGCAGCGGGTGGATGTGGTGGCTCGTACGGAGGATCTGTGGGGATTATTGGCCAGTCGCACCTACGCCTTGTTGATTGTGGATGACACACACCTAGGAACAACGGTCGAACGGTTTGGCCAGCAGGTGCGCACCCATGGCTTTCAGGAACCTATTTTGGTGTTAACTCGCGGCGACGTGCCGACCCAACCAACGGATCAGGTAATTTACTACCGCTATCCCTGTAGTCAAAGTGGACTGGTCAGTGTGGTTAAGCCACTGCTGAGTGCGATCGCCCCGCCATGGCCAGAGGTGGCCAATGAGTCTGGCTTGCCCTTAGTGCTGCACATTGATAACGATGCTGAACTGATCCATTCCCTAGAACACTATGCTGCTGATGCCGGGTTTCGCTATGTGGCAATAGATAGCTGGCCCCTTGTCAAGGCCTATGTCGAGGATTTTGTTCCCAATGCCGTGATTTTGAATCCTGAAGTGGTGCCCGACGAAGTCACGAGCCGCGAATTTCTGCAGCAGTTACGGCAGCATCGCCCGCCGATCCCCGCCTTGGTGTTTACGGCCCATGACACCTGGCGCGATCGCCTCGCCGCCATTCGCCTAGGATCACGAATTACCCTGAACAAACCCGTGGATATGGAGCGGCTGTTGCAAACCCTAGAACAGTTGCTGCAACCGCAGGAAGTTACCTCCGCCAGTATTCTGACGGTGGATGATGATCCCGTGACGCTGGCCATTCTCAAGCGCCTGTTGGAACCGTGGGGGATGAGTGTGACCCCGCTGCAGAACCCGGATCAGTTCTGGGATGTCCTAGAAGCCACCTGCCCAGAGTTGATCATTCTCGATGTGCAAATGCCCGGCATCAACGGGATTGAGCTATGCCAAGTGGTGCGTAACGATCCCCGCTGGAGCCGCTTACCCATTTTATTTCTTACGGCGACCACTGATCCCGCGCTAGTGACGCAACTATTTGCCGCCGGTGCCGATGATTTTGTCAATAAGCCGATTGTAGGACCAGAACTAATCACGCGGATCATTAACCGCTTAGAGCGCACGCGACTGCTGAAGCGGTTAGCGGAGGTGGATCCCCTGACGGGCTTGTGCAACCGCCGTAAGGCCACCGAAGATATTGAGCGCTTTTTGCAGTTAGCAGAACGGCAGCAGCAGCCCCTGTGCCTTGCAGTTCTGGATCTGGATCATTTCAAGAGTATTAACGACACCTATGGTCACGACGTTGGGGATCAAGTGCTGGTGACAACGGCCCGCATTTTGCGGCAGTCGTTGCGGATGGAGGATGTGGTGGCGCGTTGGGGGGGAGAGGAGTTTTTAGTGGCCCTGTACGGCATTTCGTTGGAGGTGGCGCAACAGCGACTGGGGGTCTGTTTGCAGCGGCTGCGCGGCCACACCTTTCCGGTGCCCCATCAGGAGGGCTTCAAGGTGAGTTTTAGTGCGGGAGTGAGCCAATATCCGCAGCACGGCGACAGATTGCTACCACTGGTGAAGGCGGCGGATGACGCTCTTTACCAAGCCAAGGCGGCAGGTCGCTGTCGGATTGCCACAGCAATAGCGTAA
- a CDS encoding 2Fe-2S iron-sulfur cluster-binding protein, whose translation MSNTYRVTIHVRPLKPSDPPPQTYTLEVPDNRYILHYAESQGLELPFSCRNGACTTCAVRVLSGSIEQPEAMGLSPALQAQGYALLCVSYARSDLELETQDEDEVYELQFGRYFGQGRVQLGLPLDED comes from the coding sequence ATGAGTAACACCTATCGCGTCACCATTCACGTTCGTCCCCTCAAGCCGAGCGATCCCCCCCCTCAGACCTATACCCTTGAGGTGCCGGATAATCGCTACATTCTGCACTACGCGGAAAGCCAAGGGCTAGAGTTGCCCTTCTCCTGTCGCAACGGTGCCTGTACCACCTGTGCGGTGCGGGTACTCTCGGGCAGCATTGAGCAGCCGGAGGCTATGGGGCTATCGCCCGCCCTCCAAGCTCAGGGTTATGCCCTCCTGTGCGTGAGCTATGCCCGCTCGGATCTGGAACTGGAAACCCAAGATGAAGATGAGGTCTATGAACTGCAATTTGGGCGCTACTTTGGCCAAGGACGGGTACAGTTGGGGCTGCCCCTCGATGAGGACTAG
- a CDS encoding inositol monophosphatase family protein: MTLRHCPLPEAERQRHLEIATEAALAGGAVLQQYWGKLAEIEEKGRAGDLVTIADRQSEAVILDVLQRHCPHHAILAEESGFSGAQEHEFLWAIDPLDGTTNYAHQYPFSAVSVALLVAGEPHIGVVYDPFHRELFRAATGLGATRDRQRIVVSRTAELSKSLLVTGFAYDRRDTPDNNYAEFCYLTHLSQGVRRGGAAAIDLAYVACGRLDGYWERGLSAWDLAAGVVLVREAGGVVTAYDQSPFDLTSGRILATNGHLHAALSRALQQVKPLGFAFLPAD, from the coding sequence ATGACCTTACGCCATTGCCCACTCCCAGAGGCTGAGCGGCAACGCCATCTTGAAATTGCCACCGAAGCTGCCCTTGCGGGTGGCGCGGTACTCCAGCAGTACTGGGGCAAACTTGCCGAGATTGAAGAAAAGGGGCGCGCGGGTGACTTGGTCACCATTGCCGATCGCCAGTCGGAGGCAGTGATACTGGATGTCTTGCAGCGCCACTGCCCCCACCATGCCATTCTGGCGGAAGAGTCTGGCTTCTCAGGGGCGCAGGAGCATGAGTTTCTCTGGGCTATTGATCCCCTTGACGGCACCACCAACTATGCCCACCAGTACCCCTTTAGCGCGGTTTCTGTGGCTCTGCTGGTGGCTGGGGAGCCCCACATTGGCGTGGTTTACGATCCCTTCCATCGGGAATTATTTCGGGCGGCAACCGGGCTAGGTGCTACGCGCGATCGCCAGCGGATTGTGGTCTCCCGGACGGCGGAACTCAGTAAAAGCTTACTGGTCACCGGCTTTGCCTACGATCGCCGCGATACCCCAGACAACAACTATGCCGAGTTTTGCTACTTAACCCATCTCAGCCAAGGGGTGCGCCGGGGCGGTGCTGCGGCCATTGACTTGGCCTATGTTGCCTGTGGCCGCCTTGACGGCTATTGGGAGCGGGGCTTATCCGCGTGGGATTTAGCGGCAGGCGTGGTGCTGGTGCGGGAAGCGGGGGGAGTGGTCACCGCCTACGATCAATCCCCCTTTGATCTGACATCGGGACGCATTCTTGCCACCAATGGCCATTTACACGCCGCCCTCAGCCGGGCGCTCCAGCAAGTCAAGCCTTTAGGGTTTGCTTTTTTGCCCGCCGATTAA